From the genome of Sphingobacterium sp. UGAL515B_05:
GCATGAACTGGATATCAAGTTGCCTTTTACCTTAGTGAGCAATGACGTACAACATGATCAACTGGTCTTGATTCCGGGGTATTGGTTTATGTACAATATGTATGCTTTGGTACGGAATGCCAATAAGTATGCGGCGCGAGACAATCGACATTTCAAAAACCAATATTTTGAATACGATATGTTGGCACCGGATACGGTGAACGAGATGTTCGAAGGGATGGATATGCTGGCCTTGGCTGTGGCAGATAGTCTCCACACTGCAGTTGGGAAGGATAAGCACGAACGTATTGTTGCCGGCCGGGCACTGCTTGCCAACAACATGGACCTGAAAGATCAGACAATTGTGCTGCAAGGAGCCGAAAATTCACGCAGACCGACTGTTATTCAGAAGGTTGGCGAGGCTTATCATTTATATCGTTCGTTTATTAAATACTATGGTGTACTGCACCTGATGGATGCCCTCGAGGAAGGCCAGTCACTGCAGGATATTATTGGAGCCTTATCGGGTAGATCGCGTACGAGCTGGGAAAATATAGGTGGACAGCTGATCGAAAGCAATGCCCTGCAAACTTTCCTGGATGACGTCAAATCAAAAAAAATAGATTCATGGGATGATATTCATGAATTCTATCACGATAAAAGTAAAGCATACCCCTTAGATAAACGTGAACATGCACTCTTGTCTTTAATAGAAGTCTTAAATTTGGAAGGTATGGTTTTATCAACAGATAAAATTGTATCTTTGTTGGATCAGGCGCTTGGACACCGGATCTGGATTGGTGAACAGATTTATAAATCCCGTGCCAAAGACTACAATAATCAGTTCAAAAACATGGTTTATGCCAATGATGAAGAACGTGATATTGTGGTAGGAAAATTGGAGGAAAATTCTTTTATCAATCAACAACAAAAAGAATTAGAGATATTTAAGATAAGGGTTGCTAATTTGAAAGGGCAATTTTAAAAGAAAGGCTTCCGCTCGGAAGCCTTTTCTTTTTTTTGTGAATCACGTATTAGCGGTCTTAACAGTTGGTAATGTCCCAAAAGTGGCGTTGTAGATTCTTTTTCTGCGATAGCCAGAAGCGGTCAAACTTTGATTTCTTCCAGCGCTGTGAAGCGCATCGCAGGTCCTTAGTCGTTGATCTTATCAAGTGGTTTGCGTTTATTATCTTTGATTTGCTTAAAGTGGCTTGGCGTCAATCCGGTTACTTTTTTGAATTGATTGCTTAAATAAGCAACACTGGAGTAATTGAGTTTATAGGCAATTTCACTCAAGGTAAGTTCATCGTAAACCAATAACTCTTTGACATATTCAATTTTCTGGCCGATGAAGTATTTTTCGATGGTTATGCCTTCAACATCCGAAAAAAGATTGGAGATGTAGTTGTAATCATGGTGCACCTTCGTGCTGATGATTTCGGAAAGATTAAGGGGGGTATCGTTATGTTGATTACGGATAAGATCCAATACGACATGTTTTACTTGTTCGATGATGACGGTTCTTTTATCGTCAATGAGTTCAAAACCAAGTGCCGAAAAATTTGAGGCAAGTTGCTTGCTCTCCGCTTTGGTCAGCTCTTCTTCAATCTCAACCTGCCCCAAAGAAATATGCTTAACATGGAGATTGAGCTTAGCCAATTCATTTTCAACAACCATAATGCATCTATTGCATACCATATTCTTTATTGCAAGTTTCATATATCAATTATTACTGATTTGTGTCTGCATCCTATGGTTTCATGAATGCTTCGCATGTTGTCTTTTAGAGGTCCTACGGAATATCCTGTTGATTTTATGTAGGTATATTTAATTCTTGGATGCCCTGCATGCTGTGATGCGGTCATCGGTATTTGTGCTTATCACATTGGATATTCCATCGGAATTATTTTAAATACAAGTTACTAATGTAAACTCAAAAATCGATAATTTATTAGACATGGAGTTGTAATATTTAGGGTTTATCTTGTAGTATTTTGAAAACCGTGTGTGGAAAAAAAGGACGGAATGGCTAATCGGCCAGCGGATGAGCGTAATAGGCGTAATGGGCGGGCCATTCGGCGCTTTAGCCTTGAGGTCGTTAGGGGTATGTTTCAGTCAAGAGTTATTTTAGTGAAGTCTTTATTCCAGTAAAGTCCTTATTTCAGTTAGGGATTTATTTCAATAGCTGTGCCTATCGGAACAGCATCAAAAAGTTCGTCAATCTCTGCGTTTGTAAGTGCCATACAACCGAAAGTCCAGTCCATGTGGCGCTGCAATTTACCGATAAAGCCTAGTCCGTTTCGAAGTCCGTGGATCTTGATGTCGCCACCGACATCTTTTCCTAAACTTTTGGCGTGGGCAATATCCTGTTCATTTGGGTAGGAGACCCCCAGGTTTTTGTGATAGCTGCTATATTGATTTTTATCGTTGATCGTGTAAAGCCCTTCGGGTGTTTTTAAATCGCCTTCAAATTCTTTGGCGCCCACAGGTTGGCCGCCCAGTGAAATACGGTAAGACTTCAGGAGCTTTCCCTTACTATAAGCCAATAGTG
Proteins encoded in this window:
- a CDS encoding AraC family transcriptional regulator is translated as MKLAIKNMVCNRCIMVVENELAKLNLHVKHISLGQVEIEEELTKAESKQLASNFSALGFELIDDKRTVIIEQVKHVVLDLIRNQHNDTPLNLSEIISTKVHHDYNYISNLFSDVEGITIEKYFIGQKIEYVKELLVYDELTLSEIAYKLNYSSVAYLSNQFKKVTGLTPSHFKQIKDNKRKPLDKIND
- a CDS encoding murein L,D-transpeptidase family protein yields the protein MKRPRNRRIVLKTVISLLVLLCLGLIGYNLYPEPTLDQHAKVDKLIVYKSKRTLLAYSKGKLLKSYRISLGGQPVGAKEFEGDLKTPEGLYTINDKNQYSSYHKNLGVSYPNEQDIAHAKSLGKDVGGDIKIHGLRNGLGFIGKLQRHMDWTFGCMALTNAEIDELFDAVPIGTAIEINP